The proteins below come from a single Hippocampus zosterae strain Florida chromosome 5, ASM2543408v3, whole genome shotgun sequence genomic window:
- the setd2 gene encoding histone-lysine N-methyltransferase SETD2 isoform X3 gives MEESLDLKHFLKDEGSGASVKVEGLSKAALIKSLSPRVMLSNHLLPKGTKMKVNLEDQSRQKVSFSFSQTKKPLQSIFVIPSSPEKSDTEPHTASSQPTIDKGRASDSKNEQKQQPCAVPISTEPASSQVPNFAAKLKIDLAKMHFKKQILSVSVTRENLTSVLRDETPTPNLLVLQKSPSNIETKCSTLQHNNPVTVFPSEDIHCHSSERRTVSSLEKPAASSGKEEENSTNEQDTNVYKRKTRSQTDRRTESDDPVPMMSSRRKSVDSKSKTNLENSHKAVIKRSSPRSCGEEKEKSSSKRSENHERSTSYTKSDRDSRYTSSRSLRSDKDRRRSRSRSRSRSKSRNSRTSSSHPRSERSRGERGSRSDRSYYHDSDRRSYRCSPRRDRRRSRSRNDRTRDSSDSEDDHRKTRTRTSDSGRSSTYSKSSSYLKSDKGSKSTDLPHSSELLKRSQTSSSTSERTTSKRLSDSDPQRKTSPGVEARHYKTSSSHTLDTNRKSISSTQHTRVDSEKHEHENRLKSSANDTESDQRKKSLAGSVLEEACIEEKMDQLDSKQNACSRSSEETSEHDRQSKDIFHGPNDEPKHEATVKSCLLGEKEKHGVNCIEKQNQDDHRDSQLTETHHNRLDGPKSSLEVEKEIAPAVTSNESMLYINATLEKLNHMKDIFSPQNIPHVTSSATAVSLFDSSDVIVHSVEMKDAESSQVSTPAPNAIDIAAAPDAQSCKPTEVVCNVIATEQAKNNAPLPSEQLSETENPKTLEQRADYAKQSSPTKKSRWDIVGQNGPGSQESQHTLLAEQPRKVVCVKKIEFSINQSQIEIIQSTHSIPEQEMERPKQENSYDYGECSQGITGIDHNQKANLVQPLCNSDATRVSSVAKVERWNGNVKEKSDDNAHTNESNNTLVSPEAGGGQSEASDSDNSEYDSDCDEAIKRLHSVVVVPKNSTVTSDSHDAGPFSCSPVISEAHVTNDMANVSGHEVQYQVNSQQRLEGVSYHAGALCQSQSNMIDSTSHLEGSCATGVSQPYGTFPTNVHQGVTNFTHGLDGSGHYAQLQGQHYVNNSREVMFAHYQHSASVDSINDCGGFTPSWSVSQPEQPSSTYQQPDSSHGPLLPQSKLSETFPSAQQHGHHSVSWNHQTSDKQISKTPYLHLYQELAGEIHPDSLTNDHDDYCRAKPSIQSKATVDHSEPLGPSGFVQGHEISSNSKWSAVPDLPREEIFKTHRSRGPPKKRRPEIESDSDNEAEAGPAAKKERQGDAENAKETQVKVDVFSPSLTLQHFQDSNRWKEFAKTKKMPPYFDLIEENLYLTERKKSKSHRDIKRMQCECPVLPKQDRLRGILACGEDCLNRLLMIECSSRCLNGHYCSNRRFQMKQHADFEVILTEDKGWGLRAAKDLPSNTFVLEYCGEVLDHKEFKTRVKEYARNKNIHYYFMALKNNEIIDATLKGNCSRFMNHSCEPNCETQKWTVNGQLRVGFFTTKAVGAGTELTFDYQFQRYGKEAQKCFCGAPSCRGFLGGENRVSVRAAGGKMKKDRTRKNALTTVDEELEALLENGEGLYDGKQVVSLCRLMVRVENMEQKLTCLKLIHDTQNPSCLKQFLDHHGLSLLWIFMVEISEAKGNCANNIKLQSEIMKTLAVLPISTKNMLEESKVLTFIQRWAQTKALPQPTEMDGYSSENTSRAQTPLNTPDGSSSKLGPECDRDTSKPAVDRRLKIISENSLDSALSDASKASDGKEEDEEEDDEEEDESAQSVLPDDKQHKADAVNDASHPVRDSPDEEVKDTKVQKQEETEMASDTGEQINAEEVKEQIELEVKVDINIKPEKELEVSDKPSGEELTIQAPIEMPEVEGDQLTVEIQEPEIESVQINQALTEQQPVEQVVAKTETPEAENPPIGSEAQLDAPAPVAPQSSDTPEVSLPTEDTPAPADTPAIETPSQDEEEGVSDVESERSQEPQVSALDIGSMAARLLESWKDLKEVYRIPKKSQVEKEANDRSRDRDTTLTPRNTSGSREREREREKDRDRDRDHDRDWERDRERDRDRERERDRDRERDRDKTPRSTERRRRRSTSPLPSYERSSRRTEERFDPSKTPRGVGGKERNKLSTEERRKLFEQEVAQREAQKQQQQLQQQQQQQQQQQLQTMAYDPALAYASTSGFITYPPGYPLHTFVDPTNPNAGKHITTANLTPADTQQYAQPAVAAQDSSVPVLSVPAQTAPQIQGQQGYATLWDPATQQAVTVQTQPAQQYATAPAQGATQTAIYYQGQPCQTIYSIPTAYPQTNTPVIQAYSDPSASYLHGQTVYPGHQQGVVVQQGGTVTTIVTSQTVQQEMIVPNNVIDLPPPSPPKPKTIVLPPNWKVARDPEGKIYYYHIGTRQTQWDPPTWDGSSDTNLDHDSEMDLGTPTYDENPSKFSTKTAEADTSSELAKKSKETFRKEMSQFIVQCLNPYRKPDCKHGRISNTEDFKHLARKLTHGVMNKELKACTNPEDLDCNENVKHKTKEYIKKYMQRFGAVYRPKEDTEVY, from the exons AGACGAAGGAAGTGGTGCCTCG GTCAAAGTCGAGGGCCTTTCTAAGGCAGCTCTCATCAAAAGTTTGTCTCCTCGAGTCATGCTGTCCAACCATCTCTTGCCTAAAGGGACCAAGATGAAGGTCAACCTGGAGGATCAGAGTCGTCAGAAAGTGTCCTTCAGCTTCTCGCAGACCAAGAAGCCGCTGCAGAGCATTTTTGTTATCCCCTCAAGCCCCGAAAAGTCTGACACTGAACCTCACACTGCCTCATCACAGCccacaattgacaaaggaagggCTTCTGacagtaaaaatgaacaaaagcagCAGCCTTGTGCAGTGCCAATTTCAACGGAACCGGCATCTTCCCAAGTTCCAAACTTTGCTGCTAAGCTGAAAATTGATTTGGCTAAGATGCATTTCAAGAAGCAAATTCTCAGTGTGTCTGTTACTAGAGAAAACCTAACATCTGTTCTTCGGGATGAGACACCCACCCCTAATTTGCTAGTTTTGCAGAAATCGCCAAGTAACATTGAAACCAAATGTTCAACTTTGCAGCATAATAACCCTGTAACTGTCTTCCCGTCTGAGGATATTCACTGTCACTCATCTGAGAGACGGACAGTATCGAGTCTCGAGAAACCTGCTGCATCCTCaggaaaagaagaggaaaattcCACGAATGAACAGGATACAAATGTGTACAAAAGGAAAACCAGGTCACAAACCGATAGACGAACAGAGTCCGACGATCCAGTCCCGATGATGTCTTCCAGACGCAAATCCGTCGACtccaaaagtaaaacaaatttgGAAAACAGTCACAAAGCAGTAATAAAAAGGTCTTCCCCTCGATCATGTggggaggaaaaggaaaaaagctCATCAAAGCGGTCTGAGAATCACGAAAGGTCAACTAGTTATACAAAATCGGACCGTGATTCTAGGTACACCTCGTCGCGGTCACTGCGATCAGACAAAGATCGGAGAAGATCCAGATCAAGGTCTAGATCCAGGTCTAAATCTCGAAACTCTCGTACTAGTTCATCTCACCCAAGATCAGAGAGATCGAGGGGTGAGAGAGGGTCCCGCTCAGACAGGTCTTATTATCATGATTCCGATCGCAGATCATATAGGTGTTCTCCACGAAGAGACAGACGACGATCTCGTTCTCGCAACGACAGAACTCGGGACAGCTCGGACTCTGAAGATGACCATCGCAAGACGAGGACAAGGACAAGTGACTCCGGTCGATCATCCACCTACTCAAAGTCCTCGTCTTACTTAAAATCCGACAAAGGATCTAAATCTACGGATTTGCCACATTCGTCAGAGTTATTGAAAAGAAGTCAAACCTCATCTTCGACGTCGGAAAGGACTACTTCAAAGCGACTGTCAGACTCCGACCCCCAGCGCAAAACCTCTCCAGGCGTGGAAGCCAGGCATTATAAAACTAGCAGCAGTCATACATTAGACACTAACAGAAAATCAATCTCTTCCACTCAACATACGCGTGTGGATAGTGAAAAACATGAGCATGAAAATCGCCTGAAAAGCAGCGCGAATGACACCGAGTCTGATCAAAGGAAAAAATCACTGGCAGGCTCCGTTTTAGAGGAAGCTTGTATAGAAGAGAAAATGGATCAACTTGACTCTAAACAGAACGCCTGCTCCAGATCTTCAGAGGAAACCAGTGAACACGATAGACAATCAAAAGACATATTTCATGGCCCCAATGATGAACCAAAACATGAAGCGACTGTAAAATCATGTTTGCTCGGCGAAAAGGAAAAACACGGTGTAAATTGTATTGAAAAGCAAAATCAGGATGACCACCGGGATAGCCAGTTGACAGAGACGCATCATAACAGGTTAGATGGACCAAAATCAAGCCTCGAAGTGGAGAAGGAAATAGCACCAGCTGTCACCTCAAATGAGAGTATGCTGTATATAAATGCCACCCTTGAAAAGTTAAACCATATGAAGGatattttttctcctcaaaaTATACCACATGTGACTTCAAGTGCAACTGCTGTAAGTTTATTCGATAGTAGTGATGTTATAGTGCACAGCGTGGAGATGAAAGATGCCGAGTCTTCTCAAGTTTCAACGCCTGCGCCTAATGCAATTGATATAGCTGCCGCGCCTGATGCTCAGAGTTGTAAACCGACGGAAGTGGTATGTAATGTGATTGCCACTGAGCAGGCTAAAAACAACGCACCTCTACCATCAGAGCAGTTATCTGAAACTGAGAATCCGAAGACACTTGAACAAAGGGCGGACTATGCTAAACAGAGCAGTCCGACTAAAAAGTCTCGGTGGGATATCGTTGGGCAGAATGGCCCTGGCAGCCAAGAGTCACAGCATACACTTCTCGCCGAACAACCGAGAAAGGTGGtctgtgtgaaaaaaatagaattttCCATAAACCAAAGTCAGATAGAAATAATACAGAGCACGCATTCCATACCGGAGCAGGAGATGGAAAGGCCAAAGCAGGAAAATAGTTACGACTATGGCGAATGTTCACAGGGCATCACTGGCATTGACCATAATCAGAAAGCGAACTTAGTGCAGCCTCTGTGCAACAGTGATGCAACTCGTGTCAGCAGTGTTGCAAAAGTGGAGCGCTGGAATGGTAATGTTAAAGAAAAATCTGACGATAATGCCCACACGAATGAATCAAATAATACATTAGTCAGTCCGGAAGCTGGCGGAGGACAGAGCGAGGCCAGCGATAGTGACAATTCCGAGTACGACTCTGATTGTGATGAGGCAATAAAACGACTGCACTCTGTTGTGGTTGTGCCAAAGAATTCAACCGTAACAAGTGACTCACATGATGCCGGGCCTTTTTCGTGCAGTCCAGTTATTTCAGAAGCCCACGTTACAAATGATATGGCCAATGTGAGTGGTCATGAAGTCCAATACCAAGTCAACTCTCAACAAAGACTAGAGGGTGTTTCGTACCATGCTGGTGCTCTTTGCCAATCCCAGAGTAATATGATTGATAGCACGAGTCATTTAGAGGGTTCCTGCGCTACTGGTGTTTCACAGCCTTATGGGACTTTTCCGACCAATGTCCACCAAGGTGTCACTAATTTCACGCACGGCCTTGACGGTTCTGGACATTACGCCCAATTGCAAGGTCAGCATTACGTTAACAATAGCCGTGAAGTGATGTTCGCACATTACCAACATTCTGCCAGTGTTGACAGCATCAATGACTGCGGCGGATTCACCCCAagctggagcgtttcacagccagAACAGCCCAGTAGTACATATCAACAGCCGGACAGCAGTCATGGGCCACTGTTACCCCAATCTAAACTTTCAGAAACATTTCCTAGCGCACAACAGCACGGACACCACAGTGTCTCTTGGAACCACCAAACCTCAGACAAACAGATCAGCAAAACTCCCTACCTCCATCTTTATCAGGAGCTTGCAGGTGAAATCCACCCAGACTCACTCACGAATGACCATGACGATTATTGCCGGGCTAAACCGTCCATTCAAAGCAAAGCAACCGTCGACCACAGTGAACCACTGGGGCCGTCAGGTTTTGTACAAGGTCACGAAATAAGCAGCAACAGCAAGTGGTCCGCCGTGCCTGACCTACCGAGAGAGGAGATCTTCAAGACCCACAGAAGCAGGGGCCCTCCCAAGAAAAGACGGCCAGAGATCGAATCAGATTCGGACAACGAGGCTGAAGCTGGACCCGCTGCCAAGAAGGAGCGTCAAGGAGACGCTGAGAATGCGAAAGAAACTCAAGTCAAAGTTGATGTGTTTAGTCCATCACTCACTCTGCAGCACTTTCAAGACTCCAATCGATGGAAAGAGTTTGCCAAGACAAAGAAGATGCCACCATATTTTGACCTGATTGAAGAGAATCTATACCTAACGGAACG AAAGAAGAGCAAATCTCATCGGGATATCAAGAGGATGCAGTGTGAGTGCCCAGTGCTGCCTAAACAGGACCGGCTAAGGGGAATATTGGCGTGCGGGGAGGACTGTTTAAATAGGCTGCTGATGATTGAATG cTCATCACGCTGCCTGAATGGACACTATTGCTCAAATCGACGCTTTCAAATGAAGCAGCACGCCGACTTTGAAGTCATCCTCACCGAAGACAAGGGCTGGGGGCTCCGTGCAGCAAAGGACTTGCCTTC AAATACCTTTGTGCTAGAATACTGCGGGGAAGTGTTGGACCACAAAGAGTTCAAAACAAGAGTAAAAGAATATGCACGTAACAAGAACATCCACTACTATTTCATGGCTCTAAAGAATAACGAG ATCATCGATGCAACGCTGAAGGGTAATTGCTCTCGCTTTATGAACCATAGCTGTGAGCCCAACTGCGAGACCCAAAAG TGGACAGTCAATGGCCAGCTTAGAGTCGGGTTCTTCACCACCAAGGCAGTCGGTGCAGGAACCGAACTGACATTTGATTACCAGTTTCAGAGATAcgg GAAAGAAGCCCAGAAGTGCTTCTGTGGAGCTCCCAGCTGCAGAGGCTTCCTGGGGGGGGAGAACAGAGTCAGCGTCCGTGCAGCTGGagggaagatgaagaaagacCGGACTCGAAAGAACGCTCTCACCACA GTTGATGAGGAATTGGAGGCGTTACTAGAGAATGGCGAAGGGCTCTACGATGGCAAACAAGTGGTGTCGCTCTGCAGGCTTATGGTTCGCGTGGAAAACATGGAACAGAAACTCACCTGTCTCAAGCTCATACAC GACACGCAGAATCCAtcatgtttgaagcagttcttaGATCATCACGGCTTGTCTTTGCTTTGGATCTTCATGGTTGAGATTTCTGAAGCAAAGGGCAACTGCGCTAATAACATCAAGCTACAATCCGAG ATTATGAAGACCTTGGCTGTGCTACCCATCTCCACTAAGAACATGCTGGAAGAGAGTAAAGTCCTGACCTTCATTCAGCGATGGGCCCAAACAAAAGCACTCCCTCAGCCCACTGAGATGGACGGTTACTCAAGTGAGAACACTTCTCGTGCTCAGACGCCTCTCAACACCCCCGATGGTTCCTCCTCCAAATTGGGACCAGAATGTGACAGGGACACCTCCAAACCAGCTGTGGACCGCCGCCTTAAAATCATCAGTGAAAACAGTCTGGACAGTGCGCTCTCAGATGCCAGCAAAGCATCTGATGgcaaggaggaggacgaggaagaaGATGATGAGGAAGAAGACGAGTCTGCTCAGAGTGTACTACCTGATGACAAACAACATAAGGCAGACGCAGTCAATGACGCCTCTCATCCAGTGAGAGACAGTCCAGATGAGGAGGTGAAAGACACCAAAGTGCAGAAACAGGAAGAGACAGAAATGGCTTCAGATACAGGGGAACAAATTAATGCCGAAGAGGTAAAAGAGCAAATTGAGTTGGAGGTTAAAGTGGACATCAATATCAAACCGGAGAAGGAACTTGAGGTATCTGACAAACCTAGTGGAGAAGAGCTGACAATCCAGGCACCAATAGAAATGCCCGAAGTAGAAGGTGACCAGCTTACAGTTGAGATTCAGGAACCAGAGATCGAGTCGGTTCAAATCAATCAGGCTCTAACTGAACAACAGCCTGTAGAGCAGGTGGTAGCCAAGACTGAAACACCGGAGGCTGAAAATCCTCCTATTGGCTCAGAGGCCCAGTTGGATGCACCTGCCCCTGTTGCTCCCCAAAGTTCTGACACCCCAGAGGTCAGTTTGCCCACTGAAGACACACCAGCACCTGCAGATACGCCAGCCATTGAAACGCCTTCTCAGGATGAAGAGGAAGGTGTTTCCGACGTGGAGAGTGAGCGGAGTCAAGAGCCCCAAGTCAGCGCTTTGGACATTGGCAGCATGGCAGCCAGGCTTTTGGAGAGTTGGAAGGATCTCAAG GAGGTTTACAGAATACCAAAGAAGAGTCAGGTAGAAAAGGAAGCCAATG ATCGCAGTCGAGATCGGGACACAACTTTGACCCCACGCAACACCTCAGGTAGTCGAGAGCGTGAAAGGGAGCGTGAAAAGGATCGCGACCGGGACAGAGACCATGACCGGGATTGGGAAAGGGACAGGGAGCGAGACAGGgatcgagagagagaaagggaccGAGACAGGGAGCGTGATCGAGACAAAACCCCACGCAGCACTGAGAGACGGAGGCGACGGTCCACATCACCACTCCCCTCCTATGAGCGGAGCAGTCGCCGCACCGAGGAACG GTTCGACCCGTCAAAGACACCGAGGGGTGTTGGTGGCAAGGAACGCAACAAGTTGTCTACAGAGGAACGCAGGAAGCTGTTTGAGCAGGAGGTTGCTCAGCGGGAAGCCCAGAAACAGcaacaacagctgcagcagcaacaacagcagcagcagcagcaacagctccaAACTATGGCCTATGACCCTGCCTTGGCCTATGCCTCCACTTCTGGCTTCATCACCTACCCACCTGGATACCCCCTCCATACATTTGTGGATCCCACCAACCCCAACGCAGGCAAA CACATCACCACCGCCAACCTCACGCCTGCAGACACCCAGCAGTATGCCCAGCCCGCCGTCGCAGCCCAGGATTCGAGCGTGCCTGTCCTCTCCGTGCCCGCCCAGACGGCGCCTCAGATCCAGGGTCAGCAGGGCTACGCCACTCTGTGGGACCCCGCCACGCAGCAGGCAGTGACTGTGCAGACGCAGCCAGCGCAGCAGTACGCCACGGCCCCGGCGCAGGGCGCCACACAAACGGCAATCTACTACCAAGGCCAGCCGTGCCAAACTATCTACAGCATCCCCACCGCATACCCTCAGACCAACACGCCAGTCATACAG GCGTACTCCGACCCCTCAGCCAGCTATTTGCACGGCCAGACGGTGTATCCTGGCCATCAGCAGGGTGTGGTGGTGCAGCAGGGAGGCACAGTCACCACCATCGTTACCTCCCAAACTGTCCAGCAG GAAATGATCGTACCCAACAATGTGATAGATCTGCCTCCCCCCTCTCCTCCGAAACCCAAAACTATCGTTCTACCTCCCAACTGGAAAGTGGCACGGGACCCTGAAGGGAAAATATACTATTACCATATTGGGACAAG GCAAACTCAGTGGGATCCTCCAACCTGGGACGGAAGTAGCGACACCAATCTGGACCATGACTCAGAGATGGACCTGGGCACTCCCACCTATGATGAAAATCCTTCCAAG ttctcaACCAAAACAGCTGAAGCAGACACTTCAAGTGAATTGGccaaaaaaagtaaagagaCATTCCGCAAAGAG ATGTCCCAGTTTATTGTGCAATGTTTAAATCCTTATCGAAAACCAGACTGCAAACACGGCCGCATCAGCAACACTGAAGACTTCAAACACCTGGCAAGAAAG CTAACCCACGGCGTCATGAACAAAGAACTGAAGGCGTGCACCAACCCGGAGGACCTGGACTGCAACGAGAACGTCAAGCACAAGACCAAGGAGTACATCAAGAAGTACATGCAGAGGTTCGGCGCCGTCTACAGGCCCAAGGAGGACACGGAAGTCTACTGA